In Mercurialis annua linkage group LG5, ddMerAnnu1.2, whole genome shotgun sequence, a single genomic region encodes these proteins:
- the LOC126682979 gene encoding uncharacterized protein At3g27210, whose protein sequence is MGSCASVHKATPESAAAMKLGVSFDSRNGNLAVPESPIKDNQQNFNGHPAIKNFNDFGSKEDTFFDSRAWLDSNCEDDFLSVNGDFTPSRGNTPVHHNFSTGTPKINRISSEGRPPTPGSIPEPSPTGKKRLSELFHDILREEQNADNQDGASIQNVADGQKEVKQTILDVLPKSAAGTPYISGTNSFCSSERTVNGEALLEREKSIKSGQCCLPSLISCRSFSDRKKKMSLAIAVNDKA, encoded by the exons atggGTTCTTGTGCTTCTGTTCATAAAGCAACACCTGAGTCAGCAGCTGCTATGAAGCTGGGAGTTTCTTTTGATTCTAGAAATGGTAATCTTGCTGTTCCTGAATCACCCATCAAAGATAATCAGCAGAATTTTAATGGGCATCCGGCAATCAAGAATTTTAACGATTTTG GTAGTAAAGAGGACACCTTTTTTGATTCCCGAGCTTGGTTAGATTCAAACTGTGAAGACGATTTCCTCAGTGTCAATGGtg ATTTTACTCCATCCCGGGGCAATACTCCAGTGCATCATAATTTTTCAACTGGAACCCCGAAAATCAACAGAATCTCTTCCGAGGGCAGACCTCCAACTCCTGGGTCTATACCTGAGCCATCCCCAACAGGGAAAAAGAGACTTTCAGAACTTTTTCATGACATATTGCGCGAAGAACAGAACGCTGACAATCAAGACGGTGCAAGCATTCAGAACGTTGCAGATGGCCAGAAAGAAGTCAAGCAAACCATTCTCGACGTTCTTCCCAAATCTGCCGCCGGTACCCCTTACATCTCTGGAACTAACAGTTTCTGCAGTAGCGAGAGGACTGTTAATGGAGAAGCTTTATTAGAGAGGGAGAAATCAATTAAATCCGGGCAATGTTGCCTTCCAAGTTTGATTTCCTGCCGTAGTTTTAGTGacaggaagaagaagatgagtcTGGCCATAGCTGTAAATGATAAAGCGTAG